TCCAACGCGCGGCTTCCAAGGCTGCCGTGTCGCGGGGCGCACACGCCGCGCGCCTGCACGACcgtgcccgcgcgcgcgccctccGCGGGAGGGATgccatggcatggcatggcgacgccgctgccgctgccgctgccgcggaGGCCCACGCCCGCGTCGTCCAGTCACCGTCGCCGGCCCCACCGGAGACGAGGGCCCCGCGCCGGGAAATTATTGGGCGCTCGAGTGCGGCGGCCGTCGACGACCCCTTCTCCCAACCGAGCCTGACCAGAGGACCTCTTTTTGGCCGCTTTCGtgccccggccccgccgccgctgctgctgccatgtACGTATACGTACGTATTCGCCGCCCTGCAGCGGCCCGTGTGGACTAAAGTGGCAGGCAGCCACGCCCCCAGATCTTGCCGTTTTTCCACAATAATCCCCAAATCATTCAAATTTCTCTTTTTCCCCCTGCCAAAATACGGCACGTATTTGACTTGCTCTACGCTTGTACGGGGCGCCGCTGTATGTACGTGGCGTGCGTACGTACACCTGCCGGGTCACTCTGGTACTCACGCGAGACTGGCCTGCGGTCCACGGACGTGCCGGCCTGGCACGACGGCGACCAccgcgcccgcggcgccggGCAGGCTAGCCCCCCTTTGACCCGAACGAGAGACCACCGGACCGAGCCCCCCACGGGACACGGGCACACGGCAGGTCGCGGACGCTCGCTGACACACCGCCATTGACCTCCCCACTGGGCAGTGGGTCCCGCACCCAGCCAGCCACTGAGCCACCCCCCCGGGACAGGGACAGGCACCCCCGTCGTGCACCGGGTCGTACACGGTACACGCCACCGTGCAACGCGACACCCAGATGGATCGGGTGCTAATCCGCTCAATCGAATCCTAGCCGTCCGATCGAAGAAGCCACGTAgtttaaaggaaaaagaaacgaAACGTGCAGGGAAGGCGAGCGAGGGGAGCGCGCGTACGTACCAGGCGCGATGTAGCCGTAGGAGCCGGCGACGGCGGACATGCACTCGGacgtggcggcgccggggcggaGGAACTTGGCGAGGCCGAAGTCGGCCACGcgggcctcgccgtcgccgtcgccgtcgccgccgccgccgtccccgccgagGAGGATGTTGTTGGACTTGACGTCGCGGTGCACGATCATGGGCGCGCAGTCGTGGTGGAGGTAGCAcagcccgcgcgccgcctccagcgcgatccgccgccgccgcgcccagcccagcgccgccccgccgccccgctggtgctggtgctgccgGCCGTGGAGCGCCTCGCCCAGGCTGCCGCCGCCCATGTACTCGTACACCAGCACGTTGGCGTCGCGGTTCGAGCAGAAGGCCAGCAGCCGCACGATGTTGCGGTGCCGGATGCTGCCCAGCGTCCGGACCTCCGCGCGGAACCcgcggtcgtcgccgccgccgccacttcgAGCCTGCAGGCGCTTCACGGCGATCGCGCCGCCGGAGCGGGTGCGGCCAAGGTACAccgtgccggcgccgccgcggcccaccACGTTGCCCTCCTTCATGCACTCGATCACCTCCGCGATCCCAAAGTCCACCTTGTGGAACGCCGTGAaccgccacgcgccgccgccgccgccgccggcggcgcggaaggAGCGCGCGCGCagcacggccgccgcggcgaacACCACCGAGCACGCCAGCAGGCCCAGCGCCAGCACCAGCTTCAGCTCGCCGGCCCCGGCGCGCCGCGTCGCCCCCGCCAcggacgccggcgccgcgccgccggcggtgaaGCTGCACGGCCGGCCCAGCACTGCGCCGCACAGCCCCGGGTTGCCGGCGAACGCCGTCGCGTTCTGGTACCCCAGCTGCCCCGTGTCCGGGAGCTGCCCCGACAGGTCGTTGTACGAGAAGTCCGCCGCCGTCAGACTGCCCATGGCGCCGATCGCCGCCGGAATCGCGCCCCCCAGCGCGTTCCGGGACAGGTTCAGGTAGTTGAGCACCCGGATGCCGGCGATCGCCTCGGGGATTGGGCCGGACAGGTTGTTCCGGCTGAGGTCGAGGTACGTCAGCTCCCCGcaccgccccaccgccgccggcaccggacCGGACAGCTCGTTCCCGCTGAGGTCGAGCTTCACGAGCCGCCGGAGCGCGCCGACCTCCGGCggcacggcgccggcgagccggtTGTTGCTGGCCAGCAGCGTCTGCAGCGCGGTGAGGTTGGCCAGCGAGCTGGGCAGCGGCCCGGACAGCAGGTTGTTGGACaggttgagctgcgccagctgcgagctcgacgccgccgccaccgtcgggcTCGGGTTCGCCGGcaccgcgccggcgagcaggtTGTTCTGGAGCTCCAGCAGGTTGAGCCGCGGCAGGTAGAGCAGGCCGGCCGGGATGCTGCCGTTGAGGTAGTTCTGGCCGAGGCGGACGCGTGTCAGGCTCGCGCACGAGCCGAGCGACCCGGGGATGGGCCCGAACAGGAAGTTGTTCATCAGGATGGCCgtgtggagctcgccggagttgcacAGGGTGTCCGGGATCACGCCGGTGAGCCGGTTGGACGAGAGGTCGACCagccggagcgcggcggcggcgccgagccccGCGGGGACGCGGCCGGTGAGGTTGTTCATGAAGAGCTGCACCGTCTCCAACCGCGGCAGCGCGGCGATGAACTCCGGCACGGGGCCGTGGAGCCGGTTCAGGAAGAGGTTGAGCAGCTTTAGCGAGGTGAGGGACGCCAGCGAGCGGGGGACCTCGCCGGAGAGCGCATTGTTGGAGAGGTCCAGCGCGGTGAGCGACGTGAGGTTGCCGAGCTCCGGCGGGATGGGCCCGGAGAGCTGGTTGGTGTGGAGGAAGAGCGTGTCGAGGGAGGCGAgcgcgccgagctccgccgggaTCCCGCCGGTGAGGCCGCAGTTGGAGATGTCCAGCACGGTGAGGCGGCGCAGCCGGCCGAGCTCTGGCGGGACGCCGCCGTCGAACACGTTGTAGTAGCCGAGGTAGAGCTCCCGGAGCGTGGTGAGGTTGCCGAGCTCCGGCGGGATGCGCCCCTGCAGGTTGTTGCCGTTGAGCGACAGGTACTCTAGCGCGGGCAtcccgccgtacgccgcgggGATCTCGCCGGTGAAGTAGTTGCCGCCGAGGTCGAGGTACCGGAGCCGCGGCAGCGCGGCGACgccgagcggcagcggcgccgagaAGTTGTTGTCGTAGGCGTCGAGCACCTCGAGCGCCGGCAGCGACGCGAAGTCCCAGCCGTCGAGCCCGCCGCCGAGCTGGTTCCCGGACACGTTCACGTGCCGGAGCGCCGGGAGCGACGAGACGGAGACGGCGCCGGCGATGCCGTTCCCGGCGAGCGAGAGGCTCTCGAGCGCGTCGAGCCCCGCCACCCGGGCCGCCACGGGCGCGCCGCTGGACACGTTCATGTTGGCGAGGTCGATGGCGACCACGCGCCCGCCGGCGCAGCGCACGCCCGTCCACGCGCACACGGACCCGGCATTGCCCGCCGCCCACGATcgcagcgcgcgcgggcggcagtTGAGCGCGGTCTTGAAggcgagcagcgcggccgcgtcgccgacgccattgccattgccaccggcggcggcgtcggcgggcaGGAGCGCGAaatgcaggagcaggagcaggagcaggagcagaggcggcggagccCTCATCTGGACGCCGGGTCGAGATCCCTGCCTCCGTGGCCTTGCGAATTGTGGTTGCGGGAGTGGAGCTAGAGGATAAGCGCGGCCGCCATGGGCGTGGGCGTCCGAGGTGGTTTAGTAAGCTCGACTGAGAGGCAAGGACGTGGCAGGGCGCTGGAGAAAGGCATGCGAGAATCTTGGGAAGCTTCACAAGAAGATggagggggaaggagggaggcTTGAGGGTGAAGCCAGGAGGTGGAAGATGATGACGAGGTCAGGTCGGGGAGGGATCGAATATGTTCTCGGTGGCAAGGAGGGCTTTGTCTTTTGAAGTATATATGGCGTGTGGGAGAAGGGTGTCTGCCTTCTCTTCACTAGCTCAGTGTTCATGTACTCTGCTCTGCCTTGTGCCATTGCTCTGCTCTCTGCTTCAGTGCTTGTGTGATTCTGTGCGAGTtcacatctctctctctctctctctctctctctctctctctctctctctctctctctctctctctctctctctctcatcgcTACTCCTTTTGCTTTTCTttgggaggagaggagagggaagggaacTGTTGAAGGCCTTTTGTGGGCAAGGAAGCAGCTATGGGAAAAAAGGGGAGATTGGGGCCGGGAAAGCACTGTGGTAGGGAGTTTCTAGCTTTGAATTCTCCAAGGACGACGATGCCACTTTGTTATCTTTGCTTGAAATGGTTGTGGTATTGGGGTAAGAGGGTGTTTGGGAGAGAGGGTTTTGTTACTCAATTGTGGTAAGGGGCCACGGGCGCCCCGACAGGAAAAGAGGAGTGCACTCCGGTCTTCCGTCAAGGCAAGAGGAGGGCCTATCTATGAATTCCGGCAATGATTAAAGAGCAAGCAAAAAACAAATGATCAGATGTGCGCGCACTCGGGGGGTTGTCGCGGTGCTCAATCGGTCGAATGGCAGCCAGGTGAACCCTCCATCTCAAAATATCAAACTATAAGGCATGGTTTGATTTGAAACGGTCGCAGGATCGCACTTTGACGGCTAGTTTTCTCTTGCAATATGGTTCTGTTTGAATCCAAGTGCTAATAGGTGACAGTGCTAAACTTTAACAATAACTTATTCAAACGGAAGTGCTAATGGAGTTGCCTATTTTTAGTCAAGACTTAAAAACTTGAGCATATTTATGAGCGCTAATatatgctaaagtttagcacttaaCTTTAGTTCGTC
This genomic interval from Panicum virgatum strain AP13 chromosome 8K, P.virgatum_v5, whole genome shotgun sequence contains the following:
- the LOC120644031 gene encoding leucine-rich repeat receptor-like serine/threonine-protein kinase BAM1, with amino-acid sequence MRAPPPLLLLLLLLLHFALLPADAAAGGNGNGVGDAAALLAFKTALNCRPRALRSWAAGNAGSVCAWTGVRCAGGRVVAIDLANMNVSSGAPVAARVAGLDALESLSLAGNGIAGAVSVSSLPALRHVNVSGNQLGGGLDGWDFASLPALEVLDAYDNNFSAPLPLGVAALPRLRYLDLGGNYFTGEIPAAYGGMPALEYLSLNGNNLQGRIPPELGNLTTLRELYLGYYNVFDGGVPPELGRLRRLTVLDISNCGLTGGIPAELGALASLDTLFLHTNQLSGPIPPELGNLTSLTALDLSNNALSGEVPRSLASLTSLKLLNLFLNRLHGPVPEFIAALPRLETVQLFMNNLTGRVPAGLGAAAALRLVDLSSNRLTGVIPDTLCNSGELHTAILMNNFLFGPIPGSLGSCASLTRVRLGQNYLNGSIPAGLLYLPRLNLLELQNNLLAGAVPANPSPTVAAASSSQLAQLNLSNNLLSGPLPSSLANLTALQTLLASNNRLAGAVPPEVGALRRLVKLDLSGNELSGPVPAAVGRCGELTYLDLSRNNLSGPIPEAIAGIRVLNYLNLSRNALGGAIPAAIGAMGSLTAADFSYNDLSGQLPDTGQLGYQNATAFAGNPGLCGAVLGRPCSFTAGGAAPASVAGATRRAGAGELKLVLALGLLACSVVFAAAAVLRARSFRAAGGGGGGAWRFTAFHKVDFGIAEVIECMKEGNVVGRGGAGTVYLGRTRSGGAIAVKRLQARSGGGGDDRGFRAEVRTLGSIRHRNIVRLLAFCSNRDANVLVYEYMGGGSLGEALHGRQHQHQRGGGAALGWARRRRIALEAARGLCYLHHDCAPMIVHRDVKSNNILLGGDGGGGDGDGDGEARVADFGLAKFLRPGAATSECMSAVAGSYGYIAPEYAYTLRVDEKSDVYSYGVVLLELVTGRRPVGGFGEGIDIVQWARRATGGRREAVPAVADRRLLGDAPADEVAHLFFVAMLCVQENSVERPTMREVVQMLSELPPQASPSTTSSASSLKPPAPAGEESSGGGSSSSSSPGGKDGPAVTCGYKLFVPDLLA